Proteins encoded within one genomic window of Anser cygnoides isolate HZ-2024a breed goose chromosome 35, Taihu_goose_T2T_genome, whole genome shotgun sequence:
- the ZBTB12 gene encoding LOW QUALITY PROTEIN: zinc finger and BTB domain-containing protein 12 (The sequence of the model RefSeq protein was modified relative to this genomic sequence to represent the inferred CDS: inserted 4 bases in 2 codons; deleted 2 bases in 2 codons), with protein MSSCAEVLRFQLPGHEAAALRSMTRLRAEERFCDVTIVARSLRFRGHRVILAACSPFLRDQFLLNPAAELRVSLAHSARVLADLLLSCYTGALEFAGRDLVNYLTAASYLQMEHVVERCRGALARXHPAPPEPPLRPAKREEDDDDDEEEEEEEEAAPDVCIVKVEPGTAAVAAVSAAVSAAAAAPEQQQQQRQRRRRPRVVEAVVEAVVEAPRLPPLGVVKARHSLAEDAEGEGVLIFPGAGAAEDGXAAAAAAAAGDRAAAAAAGAFVGGAAPPSSSSSSSSSSSSSFCAPARCGKCGEGFQGVEKLVFHMRAQHFVFMCPRCGKQFNHSSNLNRHMNVHRGVKSHGCGVCGKSFTQKSTLHDHRTNLHSGERPYRCSYCDVRFAHKPAIRRHLKEQHGKTTAENVLEASVAEINVLVR; from the exons atgtcGTCGTGCGCGGAGGTGCTGCGCTTCCAGCTGCCGGGCCACGAGGCGGCGGCGCTGCGCAGCATGACGCGCCTGCGGGCCGAGGAGCGCTTCTGCGACGTCACCATCGTGGCCCGCAGCCTGCGCTTC CGCGGCCACCGCGTCATCCTGGCCGCCTGCTCGCCCTTCCTCCGCGACCAGTTCCTCCTCAACCCGGCGGCCGAGCTGCGCGTCTCGCTGGCCCACAGCGCCCGCGTGCTGGCCgacctcctcctctcctgctaCACCGGCGCCCTCGAGTTCGCCGGCCGCGACCTCGTCAACTACCTGACGGCCGCCAGCTACCTGCAGATGGAGCACGTGGTCGAGCGCTGCCGCGGCGCCCTGGCCCG CCATccagccccccccgagcccccgctGCGCCCCGCCAAGCGGGAGGaggacgacgacgacgacgaggaggaggaggaggaggaggaggcggcgccCGACGTCTGCATCGTCAAGGTGGAGCCCGGCacggcggcggtggcggcggttTCGGCGGCGGTttcggcggcggcagcggcgccggagcagcagcagcagcagcggcagcggcggcggcggccgcgggtgGTGGAGGCGGTGGTGGAGGCGGTGGTGGAGGCGCCGCGGCTGCCGCCGCTCGGCGTGGTCAAGGCGCGCCACAGCCTGGCCGAGGACGCCGAGGGCGAGGGCGTCCTCATCTTCCCCGGCGCCGGCGCCGCCgaggacgg ggcggcggcggcggcggcggcggcgggggatcgcgccgccgcagccgccgccggggccTTCGTCggcggcgccgccccgccgTCCTCGTCCTCGTCGTCGTCCTCGTCGTCCTCCTCGTCCTTCTGCGCCCCGGCGCGGTGCGGCAAGTGCGGCGAGGGCTTCCAGGGGGTGGAGAAGCTGGTGTTCCACATGCGGGCCCAGCACTTCGTCTTCATGTGCCCGCGCTGCGGCAAGCAGTTCAACCACAGCAGCAACCTCAACCGGCACATGAACGTCCACCGCGGCGTCAAGTCCCACGGCTGCGGCGTCTGCGGCAAGAGCTTCACCCAGAAGTCCACGCTCCACGACCACCGC ACGAACCTGCACAGCGGCGAGCGGCCCTACCGCTGCTCCTACTGCGACGTGCGCTTCGCCCACAAGCCCGCCATCCGCCGCCACCTCAAGGAGCAGCACGGCAAAACCACCGCCGAGAACGTGCTGGAGGCCAGCGTGGCCGAGATCAACGTCCTGGTGCGCTGA